In Drosophila pseudoobscura strain MV-25-SWS-2005 chromosome 4, UCI_Dpse_MV25, whole genome shotgun sequence, the following proteins share a genomic window:
- the LOC6903516 gene encoding protein toll-like isoform X3: MEFQHNMSLQAIMARSAQLLHNNLNAQCPDGCSCCFNRSTDYFAINCTHSDMQFYPDLPHSIPYNATLHLDKNRIASIKPSLGHASLRKLYLFENQIVDFPFHLIPKNITHLDLRKNKLETLDDQVVDFFRDREGSTKRKIELSGNPWTCDCRAKSFLSFLRQKEPLEYIAALDRCNIFPSGTCPEECICCLDNSTVPSMIIDCKSKGLKAIPLLPTLISGESTLHFEGNFLESLPSNSLPGYAKLAHLYLANNRLTEIDQLPENIITLDIRNNSISVLNKQMRDFFDKRLAANSQLKLQLSGNPWTCTCEEKDFLFFVRSSKYIENLNDIYCGGTGKVLNLMDESDLCPSGLVHYVTVAISFMIIISTINLIVYFKQPLLIWFYEHNVCMSLAAQREFEKQKKFDAFLSFTHKDEELIEEFVERLENGAYKFRLCFYLRDWLVGVPIPECISQSVKDSKRVIILMTNHFLKSTWGRLEFRLALHATSQDRCKRLIVVLYPEVENFDDLDSELRSYMVLNTYLKRDDPNFWNKLVYSMPHVNVQQEPAPEAIELSVINPF, from the coding sequence ATGGAGTTTCAGCATAATATGTCTCTTCAAGCAATTATGGCGAGATCAGCTCAACTTTtacataataatttgaatgcACAGTGTCCTGATGGATGCTCTTGTTGCTTCAACCGCAGCACAGACTACTTCGCGATCAACTGTACGCATTCCGATATGCAATTCTATCCTGACCTTCCGCATTCCATACCCTACAATGCCACCTTGCATCTCGATAAGAATAGAATTGCCAGCATTAAACCATCATTGGGTCACGCTTCCCTGAGAAAACTGTATTTGTTTGAGAACCAAATAGTGGACTTTCCATTCCACTTGATTCCTAAGAACATCACACATTTGGATCTTCGAAAAAACAAGCTGGAGACTCTCGACGATCAGGTGGTCGATTTCTTCAGAGACCGTGAGGGAAGCACCAAGCGGAAGATCGAACTATCGGGGAATCCCTGGACATGCGACTGCAGAGCAAAGTCCTTCCTTTCATTTCTGAGGCAGAAGGAACCGCTGGAGTATATCGCCGCCCTGGATCGTTGTAATATTTTCCCTTCAGGAACGTGTCCGGAGGAATGCATCTGCTGTTTGGATAATTCTACAGTGCCATCGATGATTATCGACTGCAAATCCAAAGGACTCAAGGCAATACCTTTATTACCCACGCTGATATCTGGAGAATCGACCCTTCACTTCGAAGGGAATTTTCTCGAATCATTGCCATCCAATTCCCTGCCCGGATATGCAAAGTTGGCACATCTATACCTGGCCAACAATCGACTAACTGAGATCGACCAACTTCCTGAGAACATAATAACTCTCGACATAAGAAACAATAGCATTTCGGTGCTGAACAAACAGATGCGGGACTTCTTCGACAAGAGACTAGCCGCCAACTCGCAGCTGAAACTCCAACTCTCTGGGAATCCTTGGACTTGCACTTGCGAGGAGAAAGACTTCCTATTCTTTGTGAGAAGTTCGAAGTACATTGAAAATCTAAATGATATATACTGCGGTGGAACGGGAAAGGTCCTGAACCTAATGGATGAGAGCGATCTGTGCCCTTCAGGCTTGGTGCACTATGTGACTGTCGCCATTTCCTTCATGATCATAATCTCAACTATAAACTTGATTGTTTACTTCAAGCAGCCACTCCTGATCTGGTTCTACGAGCACAATGTATGTATGAGCCTCGCCGCCCAGCGGGAGTTCgaaaaacagaagaagttCGATGCGTTTCTATCATTCACCCACAAGGACGAGGAGCTCATCGAAGAGTTCGTGGAGAGACTGGAGAATGGCGCGTACAAGTTCCGACTCTGCTTCTATCTGCGCGACTGGCTCGTGGGGGTGCCCATTCCCGAGTGCATCAGCCAATCTGTGAAGGACTCGAAGCGCGTCATCATCCTGATGACGAACCACTTCCTGAAGTCGACTTGGGGGCGACTGGAGTTCCGCCTCGCTCTGCATGCCACCTCCCAGGACCGATGCAAGCGCCTCATTGTGGTCCTCTACCCCGAAGTGGAGAACTTTGATGATCTCGACAGCGAACTGCGCTCCTACATGGTGCTGAACACGTATCTCAAGCGAGATGACCCCAATTTCTGGAACAAGCTAGTATATTCTATGCCCCATGTGAATGTGCAACAAGAACCCGCTCCAGAGGCAATAGAGCTGTCTGTCATTAATCCCTTTTGA